The following DNA comes from Phytohabitans rumicis.
GCGCCCCAACACCGGCGCCGGGCTGGGTGGCCTGCGCGCCATCCCGTGGGTCTTCGGCTGGACACAGTCCCGGCAGATCGTCCCCGGCTGGTACGGCGTCGGCACCGGGCTCGCCGCCGCCCGGGAGGCGGGCCTGTCTGACGCGCTCGCCGAGATGCACGCGGACTGGCTGTTCTTCGGGACGTTCCTGTCCAACGTGGAGATGATGCTCTTCAAGACCGACCTGGCGATCGCCCGGCGGTACGTCGACACGCTCGTGCCCGCGGAACTGCGACCGATCTTCGGCAAGATCGAAGAGGAGTACGCCCGCACGGTCCGCGAGGTGCTCGCCATCACCGGCGAGAAGAGCCTGCTCAACGCCCAGCCGGTGCTGGAGCGCACGCTGGCCGTCCGGGACACGTACCTGGAGCCCCTGCACCACCTCCAGGTGGCCCTGCTCCGCCAGTACCGCGACTCCGGTGCCGCCTCCCGCGCGGTAGCGACCGCCCCCGGCGCGAGGCGAGCCCCCAGCGACGGCACCGCCCTGGAACGCGCCCTCCTAACCACCGTCAACGGCATAGCCGCCGGCATGCGCAACACCGGCTAACCCCGCCGCCTCCCGCCTCTCCCCGCCCCGCCGCCTCGCCCCGGCTCTCCCCGGTGATCAGGGAGTGGCTCGGGCGTGTTGCGGCGGGGCGAGAGAGCAGCTCCCTGATCACCGAGATCTTGGGGGCTGTGGCGGTGCCCTTCGCCCTCACTTCCAGAGGGTGCCCCTGCCTGCCGCACGGGGCGTGAGTAGGGCGGTACAGCGCAAGATGCGCCGCCGATGGTGGCGCCGTTTCCCTGATTGCCGCGGTGATCATGAGGTTAGCGTCAGGGCAAGCGCTCTCCCTAACGCTAACTTCATGATCACCGCAGGCTGGCGTCGGTCGCTCGACTTGGTGGGGCGTACCGGGATCTTGGGCCCGGTTATGTCGGACACGTCCGGACGCAAGATCCCGCCCTGCCCCACCAAGTCCACTGGCCGGCAAGCGACCAACCGGCGCCGCTTGACAGCACCCAGGAACCCTTGACTACCCGGCCTTGATGGCGCCCCTGTTGGCGGCGCGCGGGTGAGTAGGGCGCCCCCATACCCGGCATCGCGGGAACAGGGGCGCCCTACTCACGCCCGTGTCACGGCCGAGACCGGCCGCCCCGCAGCGCGCTCCCCCAGCCCACGATCCCCTCCGCGATCAAGGAAAACGCCGTCGATCAAGGGCAAACGGTCGTGGTTTGGAGATCAAAGCACGACCGTTTGCCCTTGATCGACGGAAAGAGGGCGGAAAGGGGCGGAAAGAGGGGGAAAGAGGGCGGAAGGGGCTAGGAGGTTTCGCCGGCTACGGAGAAGGAGCGGAGGCGGTCTATCGCTAGCACGGTGAAGCCGGCCACCATCAAGGTCGTCATCACCAGGGCCACCGGCAGGCCGACCTTGGCGTGCAGCAGGCCGGTCGGTGCGATCCGGTCGGCGAGCGTGATGACGTACTGCTGGATGGACAGGGTGCGGGTGCCGGAGACGAAGTTGCCCAGCAGTCCCTCCCAGACCAGCACGTACACCAGGCCGAGCAGCACCGGTCGCCGGGTCACCAGGCTCAGCGCCAGGAAGAACGCCGAGTACGCCAGCGCGCCCACCGCGCACGCCGCCGCGAGCCCGAGCCCCAGCCGTACGCCGTCGGCGAGCACGCCGGCGACGTACATCGGGACGGCGACGGTCGCGGCTGTCACGCCGGTCGCCACCGCCAGCTTCGGCAGGATGATCTGCCAGCGGGGCAGCGGCTTGGTGAGGATGTGCACCACCGTGCCGTCGTCGATCTCCGAGCCGAGCACCCCGGTGCCCACGATGAGGGCGATCACCGGCAGTACGACGGCCAGGCCGAGCCCGACCAGCACCGGCTGCCCCCAGTGCTCGGGCGCGACCCCGAACCCGCGGCTCAGCGCCGCCAGCCCGATGACGAGCAGCGGCAGCGGCAGGAGCAGCAGGAATCGGCGCCGGCCGAAGAGGCCCCGGGTGGTGATCCACGCGATCGTCTGGGTTACCACGGTCATGCCTCCACCAGGTAGGAGAAGACGCTCTCCAGGGACTCGTCCGAGGGCAGCAACCGGCGTACCCGGATGCCCTCAGCGAGCGCGATCTTGGGTAGCGCGCGGGTGAAGCTGCCGTAGTCGCCTGCGCGTACGGTCAGGCCGGCCCGGTCGATCTCGACGCCGGTGACCGAGCCCTGCCCGATCAGCGCCACGGCGAGCCGCCGGTCGTCCGTGGACTGTACGGCGAACACGTGCGGCCGGTTGGACATCAGCCGGCGGATGGCCCGGTAGTCGCCGGAGGCGGCGAGCCGGCCGGCCACGATCACCTGGACGGTGCCGGAGACCTGCTCGACCTCTTCGAGGATGTGCGAGCTGAAGAGGATCGTCCGCCCGGCCGCGCCTAGCCGGTGCAGCAGCTCCATCATGTGCAGCCGCTGCCGCGGGTCCATCCCGTTGAACGGCTCGTCGAGCAGCAGCACCTCGGGGTCGTGCACCAGCGCGGCGGCCACCCGGGTGCGCTGCCGCATGCCCTTGGAGTAGGTGCCGATCCGGCGGTCCTGGGCGTCGGTCATCTCGACCAGTTCCAGGGCCCGCTGGGCGGCCGAAGCCGGGTCGGGCAGCTTGTGCAGCTTGGCGCTCACCAGCAGGAACTCCCGTGCGGTCAGGAAGTCGTGCACCGCCTCCCGCTCGCTGACCAGCCCCAACTTCTCGTACACGGAAGGGTTGCGCCATGTCGGCGCGCCGCCGACGGTGACCGTGCCCCGCGACGGCGCCAGGAAGCCGGCCATCATGTGCAGCACGGTGGTCTTGCCGGCGCCGTTCGGCCCGAGCAGGCCGGTCACGCCGGGCCCGAGCGTCATGGTCACGTCGTTGACGGCGACCACGTTGCCGTACCAGCGGGAGACCCCGTCCAGGGTCACGTCGCTCCCGGGCCCCGACGGAGACGTGGAGCGAAGCGGAGCGTCTTCGTTGGGTGGGTTCATGAGGAGGCCACCTTCCGGTAGCGGGCGAGCAGGAGGGCGATGCAGCCGGCGACGAGGCCGACGGCCACCGCCAGGTACAGGGGACCGAACGAACCGATGCTGTCGCCGTCGCCGTCAGCCCCGGACTCGAAGAGCCAGATCCCGACGCCGAACACCAGGCTGGACGGGCTGAAGAGCAGGGCCAGGTCGTTCACCGTCTGCGACGGCATGACCGACAGCACGCCGACGACCGGCGTGGTCATGAGAAAGACCGCGACGATCCCGCCGGCGGCGAACGCCCGCTTGCCGGTCAGCGACGCGACCAGCAGCCCGATGCCGGCGAAGACGGCCGCCCACAGGACCGCGTAGGCCAGCCCCGGCAGCAGGTCGCCGAGCTCGGTCCACACGTCGCCCACCTTGTCCGCGGAGAACGCGGCGATCGCGAACATCAGCAGTTGCGGCGCGCCCAGCAGCAGCCACACCGCGGTGGCGAGGGCGGCCAGCTTCGCGTACACGTAGTCGTTGCGGTGCAGCGGCCGGGAGAAGTAGAGCGGCAGCACGCCGGCCCGCAGGTCGCGGGAGACCAGCTCCGGCGCGACGACGGCCACGAAGAACACGACCAGCCAGGCCATCATGTCGGCGAACCCGGTGTAGGTGACCCCGACCTCGTCGCCGACCTGCGCGCGGATGGCCGCGAGCACCAGCCCGGTCAGGAAGACCACGCCCAGCACGAACCACGGGAAGATCTTCGCCTTGGCGCTGCGCCCCAGCCCGAACGCGGTGCGCAGCCCGTGCACGTACAGCGAGCCGAACACGTACCGCCGGCCGAGCCGCGGGCCCTCGTACCGCTGGTAGCCGATGTCGTGGATGACACTCGCCACGTCAGACATGGGTCACCTCCCGGGTCGCGAAAAGCTCCGCGACGCGGTGGCGCCGCTGGTCGAGGCGGTGCAGCGGCAGGTCCAGCTCGGCCACCGCGGTCAGGATGCGGTCGTACGTCGCATCGTCTTCCAGGGGTACGAGCAGCACCCGGCCGTCCCGGCGCACCGGCAGCCCGAGCAGGTCGAGCCGGACGGCCAGCTCCTCGGTCCCCTCGCTCACCTCGACGACCAGCACGTCGGTCACGGTGGTCATCGCGGAGATGTGGTCCGAGCGCAGCAGCCGGCCCGCGTCGATGGCGACCAGCGAGTCGCAGATCCGCTCGACCTCGCCGAGCAGGTGCGAGCAGACCACGACCGAGATGCCGAACTCGGTGCCGATCCGGTGGATCAGCGCCAGCATCGCGTCGCGGCCGGCCGGGTCCAGCCCGTTCGTCGGCTCGTCGAGCAGCAGCAGGTCGGGGTCGTGCACGAGCGCCTGGGCGAGCTTCACCCGCTGCTTCATGCCGGTGGAGTAGCCGCCGATCTGGCGGTACCGCTCCTCGTACAGCCCGACGTGGCGCAGCGCCTCGGAGGCCCGCTCGCGCGCCGCCGTACGCGGAAGCCCGCTCATCCGCCCCAGGTGGGTGACGAACTCGGCGGCGGACAGGTCCGGCGAGAGGCAGTCGTGCTCGGGCATGTAGCCGACCCGGGCGCGCACGGCGGCCGCGTCGGCGGTGGGGTCCAGGCCGAGCACGCGTGCCCGGCCACTGGTCGGAGCGAGCAGGCCCAGCAGGATCTTGATCAATGTGGACTTGCCCGCGCCGTTCGCCCCGACCAGCCCGACGATGCCGGGTTCGACGCTGACCGTGAGGTCAGCGAGGGCGGTAACCCGGCCGCCGTATGTCTTGGTGAGCGACTCGGTCGCTATGAGGGTCACGCCGCTCAGCGTAGAAACAAGCCGCTGCCTGGGGCATCCGGCGTTACCCTGGCCCGGCCCCTAGGGTCCTCGGGGTCAGGCGGACGCCGGGGCTGGTGGCCCGCAGCGCCTCGGCGAGCGCGTCGCCGGCCGCGGCCAAGGCCGCGTCGGTCATCGGTGCGAGGGCGTCGAGCACGAAGACGGCCCGCGTCGTGGTGCTTCCGATCCGGGTACGTAGGCACTGCCGCCAATTCCAGCGCCGGCAGGTGACCCCGTCGTCATCTCGCCAGACCATCTCGCCCGCGGCCGGGTGCTCGACCGCCGGCTGGCCGTCCACAATGGTGTCGAACGGCTCGCTTCCGTTGGCGCGTACCAGTCGTAGCGGCCCGTGGTAGCGGTCGACGTCCTCCCCGCCGATCGGGATGGCATGCTCGACGGAGATCGCGTTGTACGCGTCGGTGAGCCGGTCCACCCGCGGCAGCCCCTGCGGGACGCGGCGCAGCAGGGCGTCGACGCTCGGGCGGGTGCGCTGCGGCTTGGCGCCGAACGCCCGGAACGCGTCCCGCCACGCCTCGACGTGCGGGTGGTCCGGCACGGCCCGCTCCTCCGCGGAGCGCAGCAGCTTTTCGCTCGCGTCGTCACTCGGGCCGGGCACGAGGTCGTCGGCGAGGATGAGGAGCGCCCGGTAGTCCGGCCGGAGGGTATACACCTCGGGGTCGACGTACGCGCCGGCGAGCCAGCGGTCATCTTGCTGCGTCATACGGTCACTATACTGACCGTAGCCGTCACCGTTTCCTAAGGGTTTCCGCCGGCCGCAGGCGGTCTACTGGAACCGTGTTGAGACGCCCGCTGACCTGGATCGTCGCCGCGGCCGTGCTGGCCGCCGGCGGAGTGTTCGGCCTGTACTGGTTCCAGCCGTGGAAGCTCGTGACCGACAAGGAGGTGAACGAGACCCTGGTGGTCGCCGCGACCTCGCCGGCCCCGGACGGGCCGCGAGTGGTACGGCAGGGCGCCTTCATCACCCACGAGCACGACACCAGCGGCCTCGCCCGGGTGATCCGGAACGCCGACGGCTCGCACCGGCTGGAACTGGTCGACCTGGACACCTCCAACGGCCCGGACCTGCGCGTCTGGCTCTCCGACCAGCCGGTCAAGAAGGGCACCGCCGGCTGGCGCGTCTTCGACGACGGCGAGTGGCTCGAACTGGGCCGACTCAAGGGCAACAAGGGCGACCAGGCGTACGCCATCCCAGCCGGCACCGATCTGGAACGGCTCGGCAGCGTCGCGATCTGGTGCAAGCGCTTCTCCGTCTCCTTCGGCGCCGCCACCCTGTCACCCTCGTGATCACGGAGGGGGGAGCTCCCAGAGCGCGCTTACCGGAATGGCGCGGAAGCGCGGGCCGAACGGCAGCGTCTGCTGGCCGGTGTAGAGCACCAAGCCCGCGATCAGGTCGTCGCCGAGGCGCTCCGCCAGATGCCCGAGCCCGCGGAAGTCCTCCGCGCGCACGGTGGCGGCGGCCTTCACGTCGATGGCCACCACCTGACCGCGCCGGTTCTCCAGGACCAGATCGACCTCGACCTTGTCCTTCGTGCGGTAGTGATACAACTCGGCGCGCTCGCGTGACCAGGTGAGCTGGCGCGCTATCTCCATCGCGACGAAGCCTTCGAGCAGCGGTCCCAGTGGGCCGGTCGGTTGGCGAAGGCTGCCCGCGTCCTGACCGAGCAGGTTCGCGGCGATCCCGGAGTCGACCATCGCCACCTTCGCGGCGCCGGTCGCGCGGCTGCTCAGGTTTCGTGACCAGGCCGGGATTCGCTTGATGAGGAAGACCTCCTCCAGCAAACCGAGGTAACGCTGGACGGTCGGCTGCGAGAGGCCCAGCTCGTTCGCCAAGGTGCCGGGGACCAGGAGTTGTCCCGAGCGCGCGGCGACCAGGCGGGTCAGCGCCCGCATCTCCGGACCGCGCGCGATCTCCGAGAGCTGGATGACGTCACGATTGATGAGGTCGGCCACATAGGAGTCGAAGAAGCGTTCCCGCCTCGCGCCGGTGCGCGCGACCGCCTCTGGAAAGCCGCCCCGGACGATCCGATCGACGTAGCCGGACCGGCTCTCCTGCGACGCGTGGCGCAGGTCCGGCCCGAGCCGGAAGATCGCGTCGACGAAGCCGTCCGGCCGGTCGTCGATCTCCCCCTGGGAAAGCGGCCACAGCTCGATCGTTTCCATCCGTCCCGGTAGGGCGTCGGGCAGTGCCCGCAGGCCGAGAACGCGAGCGGAACCCGTCAGGAGGAACCGACCCGGCCGGGAGTCCGTGTCCACGCTCTCCTTGATGGCAAGCAGCAGCTCGGGGACTCGTTGAACCTCGTCGATCACCATGACGCCGTCAGCGGCGACGAACTCGGTCGGATCGAACGCCGCCGCTTGCCGGGTAGCGGCCCGGTCCAGGCTGCGCCACTGCGCACCACGCGCGGCGCCCACCTGGGCCACCAACGTGCTCTTTCCGCACTGCCGCGCGCCGTTGACGAGCACCACGCGCGTGTCACCGAGCGCCTCCTCGATGACGGTGCTCGCGTGGCGCGCAAGGAGCCGGCCAATGGGCGAGGACAACCCTGCCATGGCACCCATCCTGCCACGTGCATGTTCGTTTGGTCGCTACCCACGTGTTAATTTGGTCGCTACCCACGTGTTAATTTGGTCGCACCCCTCGTGTTAGTTTGGTCGGTGCTTGAGTGTTAGTTTGGTCGCATTCGCGGATTGATCCGGCCGCAGGCTCGTCGATGGGACACAGCCGGTGGCCACGAACCGGTATCTTCGCTGCGATCCGGTAGCCGACACCGCAGAGCCGTGGCACTCTCGACCGATAAGCGGGCGGCTGCGAAACTGTGAGCCAGTTCGCTGTTGGGGGTGGGATGAGCAACGGGTGGGTGCTGCCCGACGAGGTGCTGCGCGACGCGCCGGCGTACACGCCGCGCGCGTACGAGCTGGCTGACCTCGAGCTGCTCCTGTCCGGGGCGTACACGCCGCTGACGGGCTTTCTCGGCCGCGCCGACCTCACGGCCCTGACCCGCCGCGGACGCCTGGACGACGGCACGCCGTGGCCGGTGCCGGTGACCCTGGAGATCCCCGGTGAGCTGGTCGGCGGCCTGGAGCTGGACAACCCGCTGCACCGGGCGCTCGTGCTCACCGACGCCGAAGGCGCGCCCGTCGCCGCCGTCGACGTGACCGACACCTGGCCGACCCGCGAGGGGCGGTACGGCGTGGGCGGCGCCGTGCGCCGGCTGGGCGACGGCGGGCACGGCCCGTTCCAGCGGTTGCGGCGCACGCCCGACGAGGTCAGATCGCTGCTGCCGCCCGGCCGGGTGCTCGGCGTGGTCGCCGACCGGCCGCTGCACCGCCCGCAGCTCGCGCAGATCGCGCACGCCGCCCGCACGCTGGCCGCGCACCTGCTCATCCTCATCCCGGTCGCCGAATCGGGCCCCGACGGGCTGCCGCCGGAGGTACTGGTACGGGCCGTCTTCGCCGCCCGCGACCGGATGCCCCGGCCACCCTGGTCGCGGTGCCGCTGATCCGGCGTGGCGACGAGATCCGCGACGCGCTGCTGCGGGCCAAGGTCGCCGCGGCGTACGGCGTGACCCACCTACTCTCCACCGGCGAGATGCTCTCCGGCGGCGGGCCGCGCGTGCTGGTCCCCCGCGAGTTGGCGTACGACAACCGGGACGGCCAGTGGCGCTGGCGCGACGACATCCCGCCGCGCAACCGGCGGCTGGCGCTCAGCCCGCAAGAGATCGACGACCTGCTCGACCGGGGCTTCCCGCTACCCGAGTGGCACACCCCGCCCGCGGTCGCCAAGGAGCTGGCCCGGGCCCGCCCGCCGCGCCGCCACCGCGGGCTCGTCGTGTTCTTCACCGGGCTGTCCGGCTCGGGCAAGTCGACGATCGCCCGCGGCGTGGCCGACTCGCTGCGGGAGAGCGGCGACCGCACGGTCACCCTGCTCGACGGCGACGTGGTGCGCCGGGAACTGTCCAAGGGGCTCGGCTTCAGCAAGGAAGACCGGGACACCAACGTGCGCCGGATCGGCTGGGTGGCCGCCGAGGTGGCCCGCCACCGCGGGATGGTGCTCTGCTGCCCCATCGCGCCGTACGAGAAGGCCCGCACCACCGCCCGCGCGATGGCGCAGGCCGCCGGCGCCGGCTTCATCCTGGTGTACGTCTCGACGCCGCTCGCCGTGTGCGAGCAGCGCGACCGCAAGGGCCTGTACGCCAAGGCCCGCGCCGGTCAGCTCACCGGGATGACCGGGGTGGACGACCCGTACGAGGAGCCGACCAACGCCGACCTCGTGATCGACGCCAGCGAGCTGCCGATCGACGAGGCGGTGCATGCGGTCATGCACCACCTCACGGAGACGGGCTGGGTGGAGCCACGCCTCCAGCCGGCGTGATCCGCACCTGGAAGGTCCGGTCCAGCCCTAGCTCCCGGTACGCGGTCAGCCCGTCCGGCGTACGGTCCACCCGCGAGTCGCGGCCCTTCTGGTCGTGCGGCGTGTCGAAGTAGACCATCGCCTTGACCCGCGGGAAGAGCTGCATCTGCTTGCCCACCGAGCCGTAGAAGTACGCCATGTGGCCGGGGTTGGCGGGCGCGTGCCAGACGCCCCACTCGCCCACCATCAGCGGCTTGTCCGGGTGCCGCTCGGCGGCCCAGTTGTAGAACCCGGGCCACGTCGGCTTGTTGCTCGACTGGCGGTTCATCATCTCGGCGAAGTCGCCGTGGCCGTACCCGCCGGGCTCGCTGTAGGCGTACGCGTCCCAGCCCACCCAGTCGATGACGTCGTCGCCCGGGTACAGGCGCTCGAACCACGGCTGGGTGTTGAGCGGCACGTACGCCATGTAGACCATGACCGACACGATCGTGGTGACGCCCCGCTCCCGCAGCCCGGTCACCGCGTGCCGGACCATCGCCGCGTAGTCCTCCGCTGTGTAGCCGGAACCGGGGCGCGGGTCGACGTCGTTCTCCGGCTCATGGTGTACGGCGAAGAAGAACGGCGCGGTGACCGTGCTCTTCATGTGGGCGGCCAGCCGGTCCAGGTACGCCTCGGTCGCCGGGTCGCCCCGGGCGATCTCGGCCCAGGTGGCGCCGCGCGGCTTCCAGTTGAGGAAGAGGACCCGCTCGCGGGCGATCTCCAGCTCCTTCGCGGTCGGGAAGATCTCGGTGCCGCGGTGGTACGCGTGGTAGACCGACTGCGTCCGGCCGGTCTTCTCCTCGAAGTCCACCAGCGCCTGGTCCCGCGGGGTGTCGGTGTGCGCGCCGGGCGCCACGCCCCACAGCACCCCGCAGGTGGGGACGAGCCGCTCGCCGGTGACGCACTCGGGATCCGGGTCGTCAGACGGGCTGGGCGTGGGCGTCGGCGACTCAGATGGCGACTCGGATGGCGACTCAGAGGGAGATTCAGACGGAGAAGGCGAAGGCGGGTCGGACGGAGAAGGCGAAGGCGACTCCGACGGGGACAAGGATGGCGATGGCGATGGCGAGTCAGCGGGAGACGGCGATTCCGACGGAGACACAGACACAGACGGTGACGGTGACTCCGACTCAGCAGGGCTCTCGGACGGAAGCAGCCGTCCCATCCACGACAGCCAGAGCGTCGGCTTGAAGAGCCCGTCGATCGGCGGCACCCCGTCCTTCGCCCAGAACGTGGCGTATCCGTCGCCGGCCGGCGTGGTCACCGCGAACGAGTAGGTGCCCTCGTGCCGGATCACCCGGCTGACGTCGAACAGCACGCTCTCGTCGTACTCCCGCGGATGCGCGCTCGCGACGACGGTGCCGAGGCGCGGCGCGGACCGCGCGTTGAGACTGGCTTCCCGCCAGCCGGTCGCGGGCACGTGGGTGAGCTCGATGCGCGCGGGCAGCGCGCCGCCGAGGCGGCTGAGCCGCACCTCGGCCCGCGCCGGCGGTTTGCCGCCGCGCAGCCCGCTCACCGTGAACTTCAGGTACGTGATCGCAGCGCCGCCGCCCATGCCACCGGCGACCAGCTCGGTGCGGTCGCCGCCGGTGCGGTGCGGGTCGGCGGTGTTCGCGTACGTGTCCTCGGCGGCCGCGATCCGTTGATCCGGTGCGGTGCCGAGTGAGCCGCCGAGATAACCGATCAGCACGGCGAAGGCCGTAACGCCGACCGCGATTCCGGTCGCGCCGAAGACACGCGCTCTGGACATGGGAGACCTCCCCCGAGCCGCTGTGGCCTTTGGTGCCGGAGTTACACTATATGGCTTACGCCGGATTTACACCCTTTATCACGGGAGTTACCCCAGGCCGGACCGGCCCGTTAGCAAGACCGAGACCCCCCGCTGAAAGGTCCGCCCCAACCCATGGACGCCTCGACCGACATATCCGACTACTTCGGCATGCTGCGCCGGCACTGGTGGGTCGTCCTCCTCTGCACCGTCGCGGGCGCCGGCGCCGCGCTCCTCGTCACCGCCGTCCAGCCCAAGCTCTACGAGTCGTCGACCTCGGTCCTCGTGCAGCCGGCCGGGCAGGACACGAACGTGGTCGGCGGGCGGACCAAGGGCGACATCAACCTGGACACCGAGGCGCAGCTCGTGCGCTCCACCGCGGTCGCGGCCGGCGCCGCCGAACTGCTGCGCACCGGCGTCGCCCCGGACGAGCTGGCCCGCAACGTCACCGCGGAGGTGCCGGCCAACACCGCGGTGCTGGTCGTGACGTACGGCGCGAGTGACCCGGCCGTCGCGCAGGCGGGCTCGCACGCGTTCGCCGAGGCGTACCTGCGCAACCGGGAGGAGAGCGCGAAGGCCGACCTGAACGCCCAGATCGCCGCGCTCAACACCAAGGTCAAGCAGCTCGGCGACACGCTGTCCCGGGTCAACGGCCGGCTGGCCGGACTCGCCGACGGCAGCCCGCAGCGCCCCAACCTGGAGAGCCAGCGCTCCACCGCGCAGAACCAGCTCAACAACCTCAGCGGCAAGCTGAACGACCTCACCACGGCCACGGTCACCGGCGGAAAGATCATCAGCGACGCCCGGCTGCCCGAGGCGCCGACGAAGCCGGACCGGGTGCTCAACCTCGCGACCGGGGCGATGCTGGGCGTGCTCCTCGGGCTGGCCGCGGGCCTGCTCCGGGAGCGGCTGGACCGGCGCGTACGGACCGCCGCGGACGTCGCCCGGCGCGGCCGCGTACCGGTGCTCGCCGAGCTGACCGACCGCGAGCAGCCGCGCTTCGACGACGTGCTGCACCCGTACGAGGACGGCGGCCGGACGTTCAACCGGCTGCGCAACGAGGTGGTGGCCAGCCTCGGGCCGGACGACAAGATCGTCGTGGTGGCCGGGGCCAGCCGCGGCGTCGCGTCCACGCTCGTCGCCGCGAACCTGGCCGCCGCGCTCGCGCGTACCGGCAGCGACGTGATCCTCGTCGGCGCGCACGTGCCGGCGCCGCTCGCCCCGATCTTCGGCGTCGCGGCCACGCCGGGCCTGTCCGACGTGCTCGCCGGCCGGGTCGGGCTCGCGGCCGCCGTCCAGCCAGCGCCGCGGATCCCGTCGCTGCGCGTCGTGACGGCCGGCGGGACCGCCAGCGCCGCCGGGCTCATGCAGTCGCAAGGCTTGCGCGACGCGCTGGACCTGCTTTGTGCCCGACCCGGGTACGTCGTGATCGAGGCGCCGTCCACCTCCAGCAGTGCCGACGCGCAGAGCCTGGCGAGCCTCGCCGACGCGGCGATCATCGCGGTCGAGCTGCGCCGCACCCGCCGTCCCGAGGTGACCGACGCCGCCGAGCAGCTGCGCCGGGTCGGCACGCCGCTGCTGGGCGCGGTCGTCGTACCCCGGCTGCTGCCCCGGCGGCCGAGCCGGAGCCGGCGGCGCTGGCCGACACCGCGCTCATCCCGGCGCTGCCGGCCGGCCCTGAGCCGGCCGACCTCAGCTCCGCCGGCCTGGCCGAGGTGGACCTGAACTCCTCCACCGCCGTGATCCGCGTGCCCAAGACCGCGCGCCCGCGACGATGACGATCGCGCCCGCCCCACCGCGCCCGCCTGCTGTGCGGGGGCTGCCGGCCTGGCCGCTCGCCGGCGTGCTGCTCCTCTATCCACTGTGGTGGATGCTCGGGCTGGGCGTGCTCATCTTCCCGATCGCCGCGGTGCCGATGGCCGCCGCCCTGCTGCGCGCCCACTTGAGCGGCCGGCCGGTACGCCTACCGCCCGGCTTCGCGCTGTGGGCGCTGTTTCTGGTCGTGCTCCTCATCGGCGTCGCGGCGCTGGACGCCGAACCGGTCGGCGCGGTCGACGGGCACGCCAGCGGCCGGCTGCTGGGGGTGGGCTACCGCCTCGTCCAGTACGTCGCGCTGACCGTGCTGCTGGTCTACGCCGGCAACCTCACCGAGGCCGAGCTGTCCCGCCGCCGGCTGGTACGGCTGCTCGCCTGGCTCTTCGTGGTGACCGTGGCCGGCGGGCTGCTCGGCGTGGTCACCGGCCACTTCGAGTTCACGTCCCCGGTGGAGCTGCTGCTGCCGCCGCGCGTCCGTAACAAGGGCTTCGTGCAGTCGCTGGTGCACCCGTACGCGGCGCAGATCATGGACGTGGTCCGGGACGCCCACCCACGCCCGGCCGCCCCGTGGGGCTACACCAACACCTGGGGCAACAACTTCTGCCTGCTGGTGGTGTGGTTCGTCGCGTGGGCCTGGGGGTTCGCGAAGAGCCACCGGGCCAAGGCTTTCGCGCTGGTGTGCCTCGCGGTGTCCATCGTCCCCGTCGTGTACTCCCTCAACCGCGGCCTGTGGATCGGCCTCGGCGTCGCGGCCGCCTACGTGGCCGTACGGCTGGCCCTCGCCG
Coding sequences within:
- a CDS encoding CBM96 family carbohydrate-binding protein gives rise to the protein MSRARVFGATGIAVGVTAFAVLIGYLGGSLGTAPDQRIAAAEDTYANTADPHRTGGDRTELVAGGMGGGAAITYLKFTVSGLRGGKPPARAEVRLSRLGGALPARIELTHVPATGWREASLNARSAPRLGTVVASAHPREYDESVLFDVSRVIRHEGTYSFAVTTPAGDGYATFWAKDGVPPIDGLFKPTLWLSWMGRLLPSESPAESESPSPSVSVSPSESPSPADSPSPSPSLSPSESPSPSPSDPPSPSPSESPSESPSESPSESPTPTPSPSDDPDPECVTGERLVPTCGVLWGVAPGAHTDTPRDQALVDFEEKTGRTQSVYHAYHRGTEIFPTAKELEIARERVLFLNWKPRGATWAEIARGDPATEAYLDRLAAHMKSTVTAPFFFAVHHEPENDVDPRPGSGYTAEDYAAMVRHAVTGLRERGVTTIVSVMVYMAYVPLNTQPWFERLYPGDDVIDWVGWDAYAYSEPGGYGHGDFAEMMNRQSSNKPTWPGFYNWAAERHPDKPLMVGEWGVWHAPANPGHMAYFYGSVGKQMQLFPRVKAMVYFDTPHDQKGRDSRVDRTPDGLTAYRELGLDRTFQVRITPAGGVAPPSPSP
- a CDS encoding Wzz/FepE/Etk N-terminal domain-containing protein, whose translation is MDASTDISDYFGMLRRHWWVVLLCTVAGAGAALLVTAVQPKLYESSTSVLVQPAGQDTNVVGGRTKGDINLDTEAQLVRSTAVAAGAAELLRTGVAPDELARNVTAEVPANTAVLVVTYGASDPAVAQAGSHAFAEAYLRNREESAKADLNAQIAALNTKVKQLGDTLSRVNGRLAGLADGSPQRPNLESQRSTAQNQLNNLSGKLNDLTTATVTGGKIISDARLPEAPTKPDRVLNLATGAMLGVLLGLAAGLLRERLDRRVRTAADVARRGRVPVLAELTDREQPRFDDVLHPYEDGGRTFNRLRNEVVASLGPDDKIVVVAGASRGVASTLVAANLAAALARTGSDVILVGAHVPAPLAPIFGVAATPGLSDVLAGRVGLAAAVQPAPRIPSLRVVTAGGTASAAGLMQSQGLRDALDLLCARPGYVVIEAPSTSSSADAQSLASLADAAIIAVELRRTRRPEVTDAAEQLRRVGTPLLGAVVVPRLLPRRPSRSRRRWPTPRSSRRCRPALSRPTSAPPAWPRWT